The Candidatus Eisenbacteria bacterium genomic sequence GACAGCGGCCGGGGGTTCCGCCGCGTCGTCCCCTCCCCGAAGCCGGTCGCGATCATCGAGGCGGATGTGGTCCGCTCGCTCGTCGATTCGGGAGCGGTCGTGATCGCGGTGGGCGGAGGCGGGATTCCGGTGCGCCGCATGGAGGACGGCCGTCTCGAGGGGGTGGAAGCGGTGATCGACAAAGACCGCGCGGCGCTCCTCCTCGCGCGCGCGGTCGGCGCGCGCGTCTTCGTCATCCTCACCGCGGTCGCAAACGTCGCGATCCGCTTCGGACGCCCCGACCAGCTCGACCTCGACCGCGTGACCCTTTCCGAGGCGAAGCGCTATCTGGCCGAGGGGGAGTTTCCCGCGGGGAGCATGGGGCCCAAGATCGAGGCGGCGATCGCATTCCTCGAGGAGGGGGGAAAGGGGGTTCTCGTCACCTCCGTCCATCGTCTCGGCGAGGGGATCGAGGGGCGCGCGGGCACCTGGATCCTCCCCGGCTGATCCCCGTTCCGGCCGCTTTCCTCGCTCGCCGTTCTCCCGGTGCGAACGCGGCCCGGCGATCCTTGACACGGGGGCCCTCCGCCCGGGAGACTTTCCGCCGGGAGGTCAAGGCGCGCGCGCGGCGGGCCGATCTTCCCGGATAGGACCTCGTTCCCGATCGGAGCGTCATGTACTGCAAGTACTACGGTTTCTCGGAAGATCCCTTCCAGCTCACCCCCGACCCGTCCTTTCTCTATCTGGACGAGGTGTACCGGGAGGCGCTCGCGCATCTCGAGTATGGGGTGAACACCGGGAAGGGGTATGTGCTCCTCACCGGCGAGGTGGGAACCGGGAAGACCACGATCGTCCACTCCTTCCTCGAGAAGCACCGGCTCGAGCTGATCACGGCGTTCGTCTTCTCGACCACGATGAGCTTCGTCGAGCTTCTCAAGCTCGTGCACGAGGATTTCGACACCGGCGCGGAGGGCGATTCCGAGGCGTTTCTTCTTATCGAGCTCAACCGTTTTCTCCTCAAGAAATATCACGAAGGGGCGAAGACCGTTCTCATCCTCGATGAGGCGCAGAACCTCTCCGAGGAGATGCTCGAGAAGGTCCGGATGCTCTCCAATCTCGAGTCGCGGAAGGCGAAGCTCCTCCAGACGGTCCTCGTCGGGCAGCCGGAGCTCGCGGCGAAGCTCGAAAGGCCGTCTCTTCGCCAGCTCCGGCAGCGGGTGGCGGTCCGCTTCGACATCCCGCCCATGACCGAGGAGAGGACGCTCCGCTACATCGAGCATCGTCTTCGAGTCGTGGGGGCGCCGAACCGCGGTCTCTTCACAGAGGAAGCTCTTCGCAGGATTCACGTCGAGACGTCCGGAATCCCGCGGATGGTGAACGTGATCTGCTCGAACGCGCTCCTTCTCGGGTTCGGCGCGGGGAATAGCCTGATCGACGAGGCACTCGTGCGGGAGGTTGTCGCGGATCTCCGGCGCGGGGTGCCCGCGGCGCCTTCCCCTGAGCCCGCCCCGGAGGCCGCGCAGGAGGACGCGCGTCTTCACGCGTCGATCGACCGCGCCCCGAGGAACGTCGCGATTGCCCTCCCCGCCGCTGCGGAATC encodes the following:
- a CDS encoding AAA family ATPase, translating into MYCKYYGFSEDPFQLTPDPSFLYLDEVYREALAHLEYGVNTGKGYVLLTGEVGTGKTTIVHSFLEKHRLELITAFVFSTTMSFVELLKLVHEDFDTGAEGDSEAFLLIELNRFLLKKYHEGAKTVLILDEAQNLSEEMLEKVRMLSNLESRKAKLLQTVLVGQPELAAKLERPSLRQLRQRVAVRFDIPPMTEERTLRYIEHRLRVVGAPNRGLFTEEALRRIHVETSGIPRMVNVICSNALLLGFGAGNSLIDEALVREVVADLRRGVPAAPSPEPAPEAAQEDARLHASIDRAPRNVAIALPAAAESGSPMTAEEAAAYLRVSTKTARHLLRRGSIPASKVGRGWRVFRADLDAYVRSREGRPRAALAPAGAIPGEGNPDREEGA